One part of the Phormidium ambiguum IAM M-71 genome encodes these proteins:
- a CDS encoding CIA30 family protein — protein sequence MAENNRAPWEFGRFFQTLTYFEVIPFLNCIQRIFTGKLNEKSTQFKGGKRVGVVLVVGATGGVGKRVVKRLVERGYQVRALVRNVEKAQEMLGNNLELVAGDITKPETLTEQVFRNITAVICCTGARVQPVEGDTPNREKYYQGVKFYMPQVVDSPELVEYQGVKNLVQAAAKYLGKANEKMIFDFRTASEEIKNVWGAIDDVVMGGVSASNIQLVDNTALFAGNVSTANSGGFASIRTRNFDTPLDLSAYEGVELRVKGDGKRYKFFLRTDTKWDGIGYSYSFDTIPNTWLDIRIPFADLIPVFRAKTLSDSEKIDASQIRSCQLMLSKFEYDGALNPNFTPGGFALQIDSIKAYNGASLPQFILVSSAGVTRPGRPGINLEEEPPAVRMNDALGGILTWKLRGEDSVRESGIAYTIIRPCALTEEAGGKNLVFEQGDNIRGKVSREDLAELCIQALEEPKACNLTFEVKEAETATNRINWQILFNSVQPN from the coding sequence ATGGCGGAAAATAATCGCGCACCTTGGGAATTTGGCAGATTTTTCCAAACTCTCACTTACTTTGAGGTAATTCCTTTTCTCAACTGTATCCAGAGGATATTTACCGGAAAATTAAATGAAAAATCTACTCAATTTAAGGGAGGAAAAAGAGTGGGAGTAGTGCTAGTAGTTGGCGCAACTGGTGGTGTGGGAAAGCGTGTAGTTAAACGACTTGTAGAACGAGGTTATCAAGTCCGCGCTTTGGTGCGAAATGTAGAAAAAGCGCAAGAAATGTTGGGTAATAACCTAGAATTAGTCGCAGGTGATATTACTAAACCAGAAACTTTAACTGAGCAAGTTTTTCGCAATATTACTGCGGTAATTTGTTGTACTGGTGCGCGTGTGCAACCTGTGGAAGGCGACACTCCTAATCGGGAAAAGTACTATCAAGGCGTGAAATTTTATATGCCGCAAGTGGTAGATTCTCCCGAACTTGTAGAATATCAAGGTGTGAAAAATTTGGTGCAAGCAGCAGCGAAATATTTAGGGAAAGCTAATGAGAAAATGATTTTTGATTTTCGCACTGCTAGTGAAGAGATTAAGAATGTGTGGGGTGCGATCGATGATGTGGTTATGGGTGGAGTTAGCGCCAGTAATATTCAATTAGTCGATAACACTGCTTTATTTGCTGGGAATGTTTCCACTGCTAATTCGGGAGGTTTCGCTTCAATTCGGACTCGCAATTTTGATACACCTTTAGATTTATCTGCTTACGAAGGTGTCGAATTGCGTGTCAAAGGTGATGGCAAACGTTATAAATTTTTCCTGCGTACTGATACCAAATGGGATGGAATTGGTTATAGCTACTCCTTCGATACAATACCAAATACTTGGCTAGATATTCGCATTCCTTTTGCTGATTTAATTCCCGTTTTTCGCGCCAAAACTTTATCCGATAGTGAAAAGATTGATGCTAGTCAAATTCGTTCTTGCCAATTAATGTTAAGCAAATTTGAATATGATGGCGCACTCAATCCTAACTTTACCCCAGGCGGTTTTGCGCTACAAATTGACTCAATTAAAGCTTATAATGGTGCGAGTTTACCTCAGTTTATCTTAGTTAGTTCGGCTGGGGTGACTCGTCCAGGTCGTCCAGGAATTAACTTAGAAGAAGAACCCCCAGCAGTAAGAATGAATGATGCTTTAGGTGGTATTTTAACTTGGAAATTGCGGGGAGAAGATAGCGTTAGAGAAAGTGGAATTGCTTACACAATTATCAGACCTTGTGCATTAACTGAAGAAGCGGGTGGCAAAAATTTGGTTTTTGAACAAGGCGACAACATTCGCGGGAAAGTTAGTCGGGAAGATCTCGCGGAACTTTGCATACAAGCGTTAGAAGAACCGAAAGCTTGTAACCTCACCTTTGAAGTTAAAGAAGCAGAAACCGCTACCAATAGAATAAATTGGCAAATCCTGTTTAATAG
- a CDS encoding DUF6932 family protein yields the protein MIPEFDENGNLPPGIHFCEWEEFKQKFGTNLTRRRMIDGLELAMTQLKAAGCRTIYIDGSFVTSKDKPGDFDACWEDNGVDILYLKSIAPTLSNFALRRAEQKSKYKGEIFPSNYPANDSGTAYIDFLQFDSRTNKNKGIIAIDLQRWNP from the coding sequence GTGATTCCAGAATTTGATGAAAACGGCAATCTACCACCAGGGATTCATTTTTGCGAATGGGAGGAATTTAAACAAAAATTTGGTACTAATTTAACTAGACGACGAATGATAGATGGTTTAGAACTAGCAATGACCCAATTAAAAGCAGCAGGTTGTAGAACCATTTATATCGACGGTAGTTTTGTCACCAGTAAAGACAAACCTGGAGACTTTGATGCTTGTTGGGAAGACAATGGGGTTGATATACTTTATCTAAAATCTATTGCTCCTACTTTATCTAATTTTGCACTGCGACGTGCCGAACAAAAAAGCAAGTATAAAGGCGAAATTTTTCCGTCTAATTACCCAGCTAATGATTCGGGAACAGCCTATATAGACTTTTTACAATTTGATAGTAGAACAAATAAAAACAAAGGAATTATTGCCATAGATTTACAAAGGTGGAACCCATGA
- a CDS encoding helix-turn-helix domain-containing protein, translating to MIKNEKEYQITLDWLRRFEQSVAELDNNESLKADQPRWQLHRDSYQSQVNELKSEIVEYERLINCDKSQPIQIKVENMNKLPDALIKARIAAKISQQELAEILGIEEQRVKQYEDTDYQCASFGEILEVSTVLGVEFATAVVQVDFEEIEVVKQSAEKWRKEKVSQTVKTL from the coding sequence ATGATAAAAAACGAAAAAGAGTATCAAATTACCTTAGATTGGTTGCGGCGATTTGAACAGTCTGTAGCTGAATTAGATAACAATGAAAGCTTGAAAGCTGACCAACCCCGTTGGCAACTGCATAGAGACTCATATCAAAGTCAAGTTAACGAATTAAAGTCAGAAATTGTTGAGTATGAAAGACTGATTAACTGTGACAAAAGCCAGCCCATTCAAATTAAAGTTGAGAATATGAATAAGCTACCGGATGCTTTAATTAAAGCTAGGATAGCCGCCAAAATTAGCCAGCAAGAATTAGCAGAAATATTAGGAATTGAAGAACAGAGAGTCAAGCAATACGAAGACACAGATTATCAATGTGCCAGTTTTGGAGAAATTCTCGAAGTTAGCACAGTTTTGGGTGTGGAATTTGCAACTGCTGTGGTGCAGGTAGATTTTGAGGAAATAGAAGTTGTAAAACAAAGTGCAGAAAAATGGCGAAAGGAAAAAGTAAGTCAGACAGTTAAAACTTTGTAA